One Mycobacteroides abscessus ATCC 19977 genomic window carries:
- a CDS encoding TIGR02569 family protein, with the protein MTVDRPPEHVLATYGLSGVKPVQLGPTWEGGWRCGEVVLSLVADHARAAWSAKVRDTLFVDGVRLARPVRSTDGRYVVSGWRADTFVAGAPEPRHDEVVSLSVRLHEATSKLERPRFLTQPPVAPWADVDVFIAADRAAWEDRPLQSWPSAARVSPGSPDGQRSIDLINQLASLRRPTKSPPQLVHGDLYGTVLFAGAAAPGITDITPYWRPASWAAGVAVVDALSWGDADDGLIERWATLPEWPQMLLRALIFRLAVHALHPRSSAQSFPGLARTAALVRLTL; encoded by the coding sequence GTGACTGTGGACCGCCCACCCGAGCACGTGCTCGCGACATACGGGCTCAGCGGCGTCAAACCAGTCCAGCTCGGCCCGACATGGGAGGGCGGCTGGCGGTGCGGTGAAGTGGTGTTGTCCCTGGTAGCTGACCATGCGCGTGCCGCGTGGTCGGCCAAGGTGCGCGACACTCTGTTCGTCGACGGGGTGCGGCTGGCGCGGCCGGTTCGCTCCACCGACGGGCGCTATGTCGTATCGGGTTGGCGTGCGGACACATTCGTCGCGGGTGCGCCTGAGCCTCGACATGACGAGGTCGTATCACTGTCGGTGCGTCTCCATGAGGCGACGTCAAAGCTGGAACGTCCCCGATTCCTCACCCAGCCTCCGGTCGCGCCGTGGGCGGATGTCGACGTCTTCATCGCCGCCGATCGGGCGGCATGGGAGGACCGGCCGCTGCAGTCCTGGCCCTCGGCGGCGCGGGTATCGCCCGGCTCGCCCGACGGTCAGCGATCGATCGATCTGATCAACCAGCTGGCAAGCTTGCGTCGACCGACCAAGAGCCCGCCGCAATTGGTGCACGGAGATCTCTACGGCACTGTGCTTTTCGCAGGTGCCGCGGCACCCGGCATCACCGACATCACCCCCTACTGGCGTCCCGCCTCCTGGGCGGCCGGTGTGGCCGTGGTGGACGCGCTGTCGTGGGGCGACGCCGACGACGGTCTGATCGAGCGGTGGGCGACACTGCCGGAGTGGCCCCAGATGCTGTTGCGGGCGTTGATCTTCCGACTGGCGGTGCACGCCTTGCATCCGCGTTCCTCGGCTCAGTCCTTCCCGGGATTGGCGCGGACAGCGGCACTCGTGCGACTGACGCTGTAA
- the moeZ gene encoding adenylyltransferase/sulfurtransferase MoeZ, translating to MPPLVRPAAELTREEVARYSRHLIIPDLGVDGQKRLKNAKVLVIGAGGLGSPTLLYLAAAGVGTIGIVEFDVVDESNLQRQIIHGQSDIGRSKAQSARDSVLEINPLVEVRLHELRLDPENAVELFAQYDLILDGTDNFATRYLVNDAAVLAHKPYVWGSIYRFEGQVSVFWEDAPDGLGLNYRDLYPEPPPPGMVPSCAEGGVLGILCASIASVMGTEAIKLITGIGDSLLGRLMVYDALDMTYRTIKIRKDPATPKITELIDYEAFCGVISDEASAAVADSTITPRELRELLDTDKKVALIDVREPVEWDIVHIDGAELVPKSTLESGDGLAKLPQDRQAVLYCKTGIRSAEALVAVKKAGFSDAVHLQGGIAAWAKQVDPDMVMY from the coding sequence TTGCCGCCGTTGGTACGTCCCGCCGCGGAACTGACCCGCGAAGAAGTCGCCCGGTACAGCCGGCATCTGATCATTCCCGACCTGGGTGTGGACGGGCAGAAACGCCTCAAGAACGCCAAGGTGCTCGTCATCGGCGCCGGCGGGCTGGGATCCCCGACGCTGCTGTACCTGGCCGCTGCGGGTGTCGGCACCATCGGCATCGTCGAGTTCGATGTGGTCGACGAGTCCAACCTGCAGCGCCAGATCATCCACGGCCAGTCCGATATCGGCAGGTCCAAGGCACAGAGCGCGCGCGATTCGGTGTTGGAGATCAACCCGCTGGTCGAGGTGCGGCTGCATGAGTTGCGTCTGGATCCGGAAAATGCGGTCGAGCTCTTTGCGCAGTACGACCTGATCCTGGACGGTACCGACAACTTCGCGACGCGTTACCTGGTCAACGATGCCGCGGTGCTTGCGCACAAGCCCTATGTGTGGGGCTCCATCTACCGCTTCGAGGGGCAGGTCTCGGTCTTTTGGGAGGACGCCCCGGACGGGCTCGGCCTGAACTACCGCGATCTGTACCCCGAGCCGCCGCCGCCGGGCATGGTGCCCTCCTGCGCCGAGGGTGGGGTTCTGGGCATCCTGTGCGCCTCCATCGCCTCGGTGATGGGTACCGAGGCGATCAAGCTGATCACCGGCATCGGTGACTCGCTGCTGGGCCGCCTCATGGTGTACGACGCACTCGACATGACCTACCGCACCATAAAGATCCGCAAGGATCCGGCCACGCCCAAGATCACCGAGCTCATCGACTATGAGGCATTCTGCGGTGTGATCAGCGACGAGGCCTCGGCCGCTGTCGCCGATTCCACCATCACGCCGCGTGAGCTGCGTGAGCTGCTCGACACCGACAAGAAGGTGGCACTGATCGACGTACGTGAGCCGGTCGAATGGGACATCGTCCACATCGACGGTGCCGAGCTGGTGCCCAAGTCGACCCTTGAGTCCGGAGACGGCCTGGCCAAGCTGCCACAGGACCGGCAGGCGGTGCTGTATTGCAAGACGGGTATTCGGTCGGCAGAGGCGCTCGTGGCCGTGAAAAAGGCGGGCTTCTCGGATGCGGTGCATCTGCAGGGCGGTATCGCCGCCTGGGCCAAGCAGGTGGACCCCGACATGGTCATGTACTGA
- a CDS encoding DUF3152 domain-containing protein — translation MDDSLRASGSSMSRLPVQESSERYEPLRAQRDPLAEGSGRIRSDRRDRDRWRKQTWLGRFISTYGWRAYAIPLLVALTVFVGYQTVTQREHVHGGADGPNEPVADPPSIGALGDAIIGAPPKGLTQFDASLPDGVLPEGEPFTAQGARTWHIVPGTTPQVGQGAAKVFSYTIEVEDGIDTMGFGGDEAFARMATQTLASQKSWTHNPQFAFVRIDAGTPDFRISLTSPDTVREGCGYEIQLESSCYNPRYGENGEQRVFINEARWVRGAVPFQGDITSYRQYVINHEVGHAIGYRSHEPCEQDQQLAPVMMQQTFSTSNDVAAKFDPDSIKPDGKTCRTNPWPYPIP, via the coding sequence ATGGATGATTCCCTTCGCGCAAGCGGCTCGTCGATGAGTCGACTCCCGGTACAGGAGTCCTCCGAACGCTACGAGCCGCTGCGTGCCCAGCGCGATCCGCTGGCCGAGGGAAGCGGCCGCATCCGCTCCGATAGGCGTGACCGCGACCGCTGGCGCAAGCAGACCTGGCTCGGGCGCTTCATCTCCACATATGGATGGCGTGCGTATGCGATCCCGCTGCTGGTGGCGCTGACCGTCTTTGTCGGCTACCAGACCGTCACGCAGCGTGAACACGTGCATGGGGGTGCCGACGGGCCCAACGAGCCCGTGGCCGATCCGCCATCGATCGGGGCGCTGGGCGACGCCATCATCGGTGCGCCGCCCAAGGGGCTTACCCAGTTCGACGCGAGTCTGCCCGACGGGGTGCTGCCCGAAGGCGAGCCCTTCACCGCCCAGGGTGCCCGGACCTGGCACATAGTGCCGGGCACCACGCCCCAGGTCGGGCAGGGCGCCGCAAAGGTCTTCTCCTACACCATCGAGGTCGAGGACGGCATCGACACAATGGGTTTCGGAGGCGACGAGGCGTTCGCGCGGATGGCGACCCAGACCCTGGCCAGCCAGAAGAGCTGGACGCACAACCCTCAATTCGCGTTTGTCCGGATCGATGCCGGTACACCCGATTTTCGGATCTCGCTGACCTCGCCAGACACCGTCCGGGAGGGCTGCGGATACGAGATCCAACTCGAATCCTCTTGCTACAACCCGAGGTACGGCGAGAATGGCGAGCAGCGCGTGTTCATCAACGAGGCACGCTGGGTGCGCGGCGCGGTCCCGTTCCAGGGCGATATCACCTCCTATCGCCAATACGTCATCAACCACGAAGTCGGACATGCGATCGGGTATCGAAGCCATGAACCCTGCGAGCAGGACCAGCAGCTGGCGCCGGTGATGATGCAGCAGACGTTCAGCACCAGCAATGATGTCGCCGCGAAGTTCGATCCCGACTCGATCAAGCCCGACGGCAAGACATGCCGCACCAACCCCTGGCCGTACCCGATTCCGTAG
- a CDS encoding TetR/AcrR family transcriptional regulator, giving the protein MRDLAKLAGRRGTVNSTVATQDSTQGNTRRGGRLPRDERRGQLVGSASEIFVDRGYHAAGMDEIADRAGVSKPVLYQHFPSKLELYLAVLHKHADNLVSSVRQALRTTTDNRQRLRAAVMAFFDFVEHDSQGYRLIFENDLVGVPQVSERVEGAISACTDAVFDLVSHDSGLDPHHARMVAVGLVGISQVSARYWLDNEKPISKDDAVNATVGFAWGGLSHVPLQPHG; this is encoded by the coding sequence ATGCGTGACCTTGCGAAACTGGCCGGGCGTCGAGGCACGGTGAACTCGACGGTGGCGACGCAGGATTCGACTCAGGGAAACACACGGCGCGGTGGGCGGCTGCCCCGAGATGAACGGCGCGGCCAATTGGTCGGTTCCGCCAGCGAGATATTCGTCGATCGCGGCTACCACGCCGCCGGTATGGACGAGATCGCCGACCGGGCAGGCGTAAGCAAGCCCGTTCTCTACCAACACTTTCCGAGCAAGCTTGAGCTATATCTGGCGGTGCTGCACAAGCACGCCGACAATCTGGTCTCCAGCGTGCGCCAGGCGCTGCGCACCACCACCGACAACCGTCAGCGGCTGCGCGCGGCCGTCATGGCGTTCTTCGATTTCGTCGAGCATGACAGCCAGGGCTACCGGCTGATCTTCGAGAACGATCTCGTCGGCGTGCCCCAGGTCAGCGAACGCGTCGAGGGCGCCATCAGCGCGTGCACCGATGCGGTATTCGACCTGGTCAGCCACGATTCCGGGCTGGATCCCCACCATGCCCGCATGGTGGCCGTCGGCCTCGTAGGGATCAGCCAGGTCAGTGCGCGCTACTGGCTGGACAACGAGAAGCCCATCTCCAAGGACGACGCCGTCAACGCAACCGTCGGCTTCGCCTGGGGCGGGCTCTCGCACGTTCCGCTGCAGCCACACGGTTAG
- a CDS encoding DUF3107 domain-containing protein, with protein MEIKIGVTDSPRELVISSDQAPADVEKVVTAALSKESDVLNLTDQKGRKYLIAAARIAYVEIGVADARRVGFSS; from the coding sequence GTGGAGATCAAGATCGGTGTCACAGATAGCCCGCGCGAGCTGGTCATTTCTAGCGATCAGGCCCCGGCTGACGTCGAAAAGGTCGTCACGGCGGCGCTGTCCAAGGAATCGGATGTGCTCAACCTCACCGACCAGAAGGGCCGCAAGTACCTGATCGCCGCAGCCCGGATCGCCTACGTGGAGATCGGTGTTGCCGACGCGCGTCGCGTCGGCTTCTCAAGCTAA
- a CDS encoding MmpS family transport accessory protein: MVGYRGDSRYSSDYEPYDDPYNSETAPQSTEYSGLDEDFEYRPPGSNENWKWVASIAGAVFAIAVIATAVVLSGGNDKPPAAAVTTPVPALTPVTTTTAPPPPPSATSPAKPSTTTVTSTPAQETPTAEPSTEAPPPEPPPSNPMLPPEGQRPITPAAFAYYVTGNQTPGDLLTITYTDGNGMTRTVLGASLPWTMIVTPSPGITGGSITATSFASQVNCSITNSENQMLAVQNSNSIIARCAK; encoded by the coding sequence ATGGTCGGTTATCGCGGAGATTCTCGGTACTCGAGCGACTACGAGCCCTACGACGACCCGTACAACTCCGAGACTGCCCCGCAGTCCACCGAGTACTCGGGTCTTGACGAGGACTTCGAGTACCGGCCGCCGGGCTCCAACGAGAACTGGAAATGGGTCGCGTCGATAGCCGGGGCGGTGTTCGCCATCGCCGTGATCGCGACGGCCGTTGTGCTCAGCGGCGGCAACGACAAGCCGCCAGCTGCTGCGGTGACCACGCCCGTGCCCGCGCTGACACCCGTCACCACCACCACCGCGCCTCCACCACCCCCGTCGGCGACGTCTCCGGCCAAACCGTCGACAACCACCGTGACGAGCACGCCCGCGCAAGAGACGCCGACCGCGGAGCCCTCCACCGAGGCTCCCCCGCCCGAGCCGCCACCGTCGAACCCGATGCTGCCGCCGGAGGGCCAGCGGCCGATCACGCCGGCGGCATTCGCCTACTACGTGACCGGTAACCAAACGCCGGGCGATCTGCTGACCATCACCTACACCGACGGCAACGGCATGACACGCACCGTGCTCGGCGCCTCGCTGCCGTGGACGATGATCGTGACCCCGAGCCCCGGGATCACCGGCGGCTCGATCACCGCGACGAGCTTTGCAAGCCAGGTCAACTGCTCGATCACCAACAGCGAGAACCAGATGCTCGCGGTGCAGAACAGCAACAGCATCATCGCCCGCTGCGCCAAGTAG
- a CDS encoding ferritin-like fold-containing protein: protein MTEPDSLRASGSSTDLDPPGVNQLFAVIAYGEVAAFYRLTDESRMAPDLASKIAIASMAASQMRHYEVLRDAMEAKGIDVLAAMEPYVKTLENYHSLTLPRTWLEAMVKAYIGDSLAADFYGEVVDSLSGESAAVLKSVLGTTGHSEFVIAQVRDAVKENSQQRNRLTLWGRRLLGEAITQAQHVLARHDELAELVMSGGAGLGNLNEFFERLQSAHAERMAVLGLG, encoded by the coding sequence ATGACGGAGCCCGATTCCCTTCGCGCAAGCGGGTCATCGACGGACCTCGATCCTCCCGGTGTCAATCAGCTGTTCGCGGTGATTGCGTACGGCGAGGTCGCGGCCTTCTACCGGCTGACCGATGAGTCCAGGATGGCGCCCGATTTGGCGAGCAAGATCGCCATCGCCAGTATGGCCGCATCACAGATGCGCCATTACGAGGTGCTCCGGGATGCGATGGAGGCCAAGGGTATTGACGTACTGGCGGCCATGGAGCCGTACGTCAAGACGCTGGAGAATTACCATTCGCTGACTTTGCCGCGCACGTGGCTGGAGGCGATGGTTAAGGCGTATATCGGCGACTCCCTGGCGGCCGACTTCTATGGCGAGGTTGTCGACTCGTTGTCCGGAGAATCGGCCGCCGTGCTCAAGTCGGTGTTGGGCACCACGGGTCATTCGGAGTTCGTCATCGCCCAGGTGCGTGATGCGGTCAAGGAGAACTCGCAGCAGCGTAACCGCCTCACCCTGTGGGGGAGGCGACTGCTCGGTGAGGCCATCACTCAGGCCCAGCACGTGCTCGCGCGCCACGATGAGCTCGCGGAACTGGTGATGTCAGGTGGCGCCGGGCTGGGGAATCTCAACGAGTTCTTCGAGCGGCTGCAAAGCGCGCATGCCGAGCGGATGGCTGTCCTCGGGCTCGGCTGA
- a CDS encoding DEAD/DEAH box helicase: MSHIEHTFAQLGVRKEIARALREAGIEHPFAIQELTLPLALAGSDLIGQARTGMGKTYAFGVPLLHRIATGVEDRPLNGTPRALVVVPTRELCIQVYEDLTKASKYLSAGDRDFTVVSIYGGRPYEPQIEALRAGADVVVGTPGRLLDLAQQGHLQLGGLAMLVLDEADEMLDLGFLPDIERILALAPSADAGRQSMLFSATMPDPIITLARTFMNRPTHIRAEDPQASSVHDSTEQFVYRAHALDKIELVSRILQADGRGATMIFTRTKRTAQKVSDELAERGFAVGAVHGDLGQIAREKALTSFRSGQINVLVATDVAARGIDIDDVTHVINYQCPEDDKTYVHRIGRTGRAGRTGIAVTLVDWDDIARWQLIDKALGLGVPEPDETYSTSPHLFTELNIPADVTGSIGEKFSGGPKRREPRGERAEGEKPKRTRTRRRTRAGQPTDESAAEAPAPEAATADGDQQAPARRRRRRRRPNATAATTASA, translated from the coding sequence ATGAGCCACATCGAACACACCTTTGCCCAGCTGGGCGTGCGCAAGGAAATAGCCCGGGCACTGCGCGAGGCCGGGATTGAGCATCCGTTTGCCATCCAGGAACTGACACTCCCCCTTGCCCTGGCCGGCTCCGACCTCATCGGGCAGGCCCGCACCGGCATGGGCAAGACGTACGCGTTCGGCGTCCCACTGCTGCACCGCATCGCCACCGGTGTCGAAGACCGGCCGCTCAACGGCACCCCGCGGGCCCTGGTCGTGGTGCCCACCCGCGAGCTGTGCATCCAGGTTTACGAAGACCTGACCAAGGCCTCCAAGTACCTGTCCGCGGGCGACCGCGACTTCACCGTCGTCTCCATCTACGGAGGACGGCCCTACGAGCCTCAGATCGAGGCGCTGCGCGCCGGAGCCGACGTAGTCGTCGGAACCCCGGGCCGCCTGCTGGACCTGGCCCAGCAGGGGCACCTGCAGCTCGGCGGATTGGCCATGCTGGTCCTCGACGAAGCCGACGAAATGCTGGACCTGGGCTTCCTGCCCGATATCGAACGCATCCTGGCCCTGGCGCCGTCCGCCGATGCGGGCCGCCAGTCGATGCTGTTCTCGGCGACCATGCCGGACCCGATCATCACCTTGGCTCGCACCTTCATGAACCGCCCGACGCACATTCGCGCCGAGGACCCGCAGGCCTCCTCGGTGCACGACTCCACGGAGCAGTTCGTGTACCGCGCGCACGCGCTGGACAAGATCGAATTGGTCAGCCGGATTCTGCAGGCCGACGGGCGGGGCGCCACCATGATCTTCACCCGCACCAAGCGCACCGCCCAGAAGGTTTCCGACGAGCTGGCCGAGCGTGGCTTCGCGGTCGGCGCTGTGCACGGTGACCTTGGACAGATCGCTCGGGAAAAGGCGCTGACATCTTTCCGGTCCGGTCAGATCAACGTGCTGGTGGCCACCGACGTGGCCGCCCGCGGAATCGACATCGACGACGTCACGCACGTCATCAACTACCAGTGCCCCGAGGACGACAAGACCTACGTGCACCGCATCGGCCGCACCGGCCGCGCCGGCCGTACCGGTATCGCGGTCACCCTGGTCGACTGGGACGACATCGCACGCTGGCAGCTGATCGACAAGGCCCTCGGCCTCGGTGTACCCGAGCCCGACGAAACCTATTCCACCTCGCCGCATTTGTTCACCGAGCTGAACATCCCGGCCGACGTCACCGGCTCAATCGGCGAGAAGTTCTCCGGCGGCCCGAAGCGTCGCGAGCCACGCGGTGAGCGCGCCGAGGGCGAGAAACCCAAGCGCACCCGGACCCGCCGCCGTACCCGCGCGGGCCAGCCCACCGACGAGTCGGCTGCCGAGGCACCCGCACCAGAGGCGGCCACCGCGGACGGAGATCAGCAAGCCCCCGCTCGCCGTCGTCGCCGTCGTCGCCGCCCCAACGCCACCGCCGCGACCACCGCCTCGGCGTGA
- a CDS encoding ParA family protein, with protein MTRVLAVANQKGGVAKTTTVASLGAALAQAGKKVLLVDLDPQGCLTFSLGQDPDRLGISVHEVLLGQADIKEALLTTTEDLTLLPANIDLAGAEAMLLMRAGREYALKRALESLGDQFDVVIIDCPPSLGVLTLNGLTAADSVMVPLQCETLAHRGVGQFLRTVTDVQQITNPRLTLLGALPTLYDSRTTHSRDVLLDVADRYQLPVLAPPIPRTVRFAEASASGASVLAGRKNKGALAYRELAQSLVKHWKSGKAMPTFTPPVD; from the coding sequence GTGACTCGTGTGCTGGCGGTAGCCAATCAAAAGGGTGGGGTGGCCAAAACCACGACGGTCGCGTCGCTCGGCGCGGCGTTGGCGCAGGCCGGCAAGAAAGTGCTGCTGGTCGACCTGGATCCGCAGGGTTGCCTGACGTTCTCGCTGGGGCAAGATCCGGACCGGCTGGGAATTTCGGTGCATGAGGTGCTGCTGGGGCAGGCGGATATCAAGGAAGCGCTGCTCACCACCACCGAGGATTTGACGCTGCTACCCGCCAATATCGACCTGGCGGGTGCCGAGGCGATGCTGCTGATGCGCGCCGGACGTGAATACGCGCTGAAGCGGGCTCTGGAATCACTGGGGGATCAGTTCGACGTGGTGATCATCGACTGCCCGCCCTCGCTGGGCGTGCTGACACTGAACGGTTTGACGGCTGCCGACTCGGTGATGGTGCCACTGCAGTGCGAGACGCTGGCGCATCGGGGCGTTGGCCAGTTCCTGCGGACGGTGACCGATGTCCAGCAGATCACCAATCCGCGGCTGACGCTATTGGGTGCGCTGCCCACGCTGTACGACTCGCGGACCACACACAGCCGCGACGTGCTGCTGGACGTGGCCGATCGGTACCAGCTGCCGGTGTTGGCACCGCCGATTCCCAGGACCGTGCGGTTCGCGGAGGCGAGTGCCTCGGGTGCCTCGGTGCTGGCGGGCCGCAAGAACAAAGGTGCGCTGGCCTATCGCGAGCTGGCACAGAGTCTGGTGAAGCACTGGAAGAGCGGTAAGGCGATGCCGACCTTCACCCCGCCGGTCGACTGA
- a CDS encoding acid phosphatase: MSALLNRMLLLRHGETEWSKIGRHTGRTDLDLTEIGRAQAVAAREVLKDLDLNDPLVLSSPRRRALQTAELAGLTVDTVDEQLAEWDYGDYEGLTTPQIRENDPGWLVWTHGCPGGESVAQVQARADLVITKIAAELTQRDVLLVGHGHFSRALMTRWIDLPLEEGTRLGMATASIAIGGHEHGQRQVAALGLTGYQHPVPSS, translated from the coding sequence GTGTCCGCGCTCCTGAACCGAATGTTGTTGTTACGCCACGGCGAAACCGAATGGTCAAAAATCGGGAGACATACCGGGCGCACTGATCTTGATCTCACTGAAATCGGGCGCGCCCAAGCGGTGGCGGCCCGCGAGGTGCTCAAGGACCTCGACCTGAATGACCCGCTGGTTCTCAGCAGCCCGCGCCGCCGCGCGCTTCAGACGGCGGAGCTGGCAGGTCTCACCGTCGACACTGTCGACGAGCAGCTCGCCGAATGGGACTACGGCGACTACGAAGGCCTGACCACACCGCAGATCCGCGAGAATGACCCAGGCTGGTTGGTGTGGACGCACGGCTGCCCGGGTGGCGAGTCCGTGGCGCAGGTACAGGCGCGCGCCGATCTGGTGATCACCAAGATCGCCGCGGAGCTGACCCAGCGCGATGTCCTGCTGGTGGGCCATGGCCATTTCTCACGTGCCCTGATGACCCGGTGGATCGATCTGCCACTCGAAGAGGGCACCCGCCTGGGCATGGCCACCGCTTCGATCGCTATCGGCGGCCACGAGCACGGCCAGCGCCAGGTCGCCGCACTTGGCCTAACCGGGTACCAGCACCCGGTACCGTCAAGCTGA
- a CDS encoding isochorismate synthase, whose product MTATDSPARPHFVMSRAADALYAYGRDATYDDVFTAAEALRTGRHHMLVGALPFDTSRPVALTAPVTVQRGLPQEFYGAMPNTQVTQQVPAPSEHLRRVTEAVEVLRSDAGLAKVVLARVLELRAESPVDPLVLTHRLIRNDPDANSFCVDLSPAGNRFRGHTMVGCSPELLVERRGDMVICHPFAGSAPRSSDPSQDRRTGEDLAGSHKNRHEHSVVIDQLREDLASLCVDVQVPPEPTLSRTAALWHLSTSISARLRQSSTTALDLALALHPTPAVCGTPTEAAADLISRIEGDRGFYAGAIGWCDRNGDGRWAVTIRCAELSADGTAIRAYAGGGLVAESDPQDELSETTVKFRTVLAALGAKID is encoded by the coding sequence ATGACGGCCACCGACTCTCCCGCCCGCCCACATTTCGTGATGTCGCGAGCCGCCGACGCGCTGTACGCGTATGGCCGCGATGCGACCTATGACGACGTCTTCACCGCGGCGGAAGCCTTGCGCACCGGCCGTCATCACATGTTGGTGGGTGCCCTGCCGTTCGACACCTCCCGTCCCGTCGCACTGACGGCTCCAGTCACGGTCCAACGCGGACTGCCCCAAGAGTTCTACGGCGCAATGCCGAATACTCAGGTGACACAACAGGTACCGGCGCCCTCTGAGCATCTGCGACGGGTCACCGAGGCGGTCGAGGTGCTGCGCAGCGACGCAGGGCTGGCCAAGGTTGTCTTGGCGCGGGTGTTGGAGCTGCGGGCCGAGTCGCCCGTGGACCCATTGGTGCTGACACACCGATTGATTCGAAACGACCCCGACGCCAACAGCTTTTGCGTGGACCTCTCCCCCGCCGGCAACCGATTCCGCGGACACACCATGGTGGGATGCAGCCCAGAATTGCTGGTGGAACGCCGAGGCGACATGGTGATCTGTCATCCCTTCGCCGGTTCCGCACCGCGGTCCAGTGACCCATCCCAGGATCGGCGCACGGGCGAAGATCTAGCGGGTTCACACAAGAATCGCCACGAGCACTCCGTCGTGATCGACCAGCTACGCGAGGATCTCGCGTCCCTGTGCGTTGATGTCCAGGTCCCCCCGGAGCCGACGTTGAGCCGCACCGCGGCACTCTGGCACCTGAGCACGTCCATCAGCGCCCGCCTCCGCCAAAGTTCAACCACAGCACTCGATTTGGCCTTGGCGCTGCACCCCACGCCCGCCGTGTGCGGCACCCCGACCGAGGCCGCTGCCGACCTGATCTCACGCATTGAGGGTGATCGCGGTTTCTACGCGGGTGCGATCGGCTGGTGTGACCGCAATGGGGACGGCCGCTGGGCCGTCACCATCCGCTGCGCCGAACTGTCGGCAGACGGCACCGCGATTCGCGCCTACGCCGGCGGCGGCCTCGTCGCCGAATCGGACCCGCAGGACGAACTTTCAGAGACCACAGTCAAATTCCGGACCGTGTTGGCAGCGCTAGGAGCCAAAATTGACTAA
- a CDS encoding GNAT family N-acetyltransferase, whose product MTNTLIRRATEADIPAIVGLIEDLAEYEHARDECLITEEQLHQALFGSHPALFAHVAESGGVVCGTAVWFLNFSTWTGHHGIYLEDLYVRPEQRGAGLGKALLSALAAECVANGYTRLDWAVLDWNTPSIKFYDSLGAHPQSDWITYRLQGPALAELASDRSD is encoded by the coding sequence TTGACTAACACCCTTATTCGCCGCGCCACCGAAGCCGACATCCCGGCCATTGTCGGGCTCATCGAGGACCTCGCGGAGTACGAGCACGCCCGCGATGAGTGCCTCATCACCGAAGAGCAGCTTCACCAGGCGCTATTCGGCTCACACCCCGCCCTTTTCGCCCACGTCGCCGAGAGCGGCGGCGTGGTCTGCGGTACCGCGGTCTGGTTCCTGAACTTCTCGACCTGGACCGGCCACCACGGCATCTACCTCGAGGACCTGTACGTCAGGCCAGAACAGCGCGGCGCCGGCCTGGGCAAGGCGCTGTTGTCGGCGCTGGCCGCCGAGTGTGTGGCCAACGGCTACACCCGGTTGGATTGGGCTGTGCTGGACTGGAATACACCGTCTATTAAGTTCTACGACTCACTCGGCGCCCACCCGCAATCGGATTGGATCACCTACCGTTTACAGGGTCCGGCGCTGGCGGAGTTGGCCTCGGACCGCTCAGACTAA